A part of Chitinimonas koreensis genomic DNA contains:
- a CDS encoding HD domain-containing protein yields MSTLEHAIALAARAHAGQVDKAGAPYILHPLRLMLTLGHNDERIVAVLHDVVEDCGWTAEALRAEGFSAAVVAAVEAVTRRDGESYEDFVLRAAADPLARRVKLADLRDNCDLGRIAAPTERDLERVAKYRRAIALIEQFAADHPQDLP; encoded by the coding sequence ATGAGCACCCTCGAACACGCCATTGCACTGGCCGCCCGCGCCCACGCCGGCCAGGTCGACAAGGCCGGCGCGCCCTACATCCTGCATCCGCTGCGGCTGATGCTGACGCTCGGGCACAACGACGAGCGCATCGTCGCGGTGCTGCACGATGTGGTCGAGGACTGTGGCTGGACCGCCGAGGCGCTGCGGGCCGAAGGCTTCAGCGCCGCCGTGGTGGCCGCGGTCGAGGCGGTGACGCGGCGCGACGGCGAAAGCTACGAGGACTTCGTGCTGCGCGCCGCCGCCGATCCGCTGGCGCGCCGCGTCAAGCTGGCCGACCTGCGCGACAACTGCGACCTCGGCCGCATCGCCGCACCGACCGAGCGCGACCTGGAGCGGGTGGCCAAGTACCGCCGCGCCATCGCGCTGATCGAGCAATTCGCCGCCGACCATCCCCAGGATCTGCCATGA
- a CDS encoding GbsR/MarR family transcriptional regulator: MQLSPTTQKYILHWGEMGTRWGVNRTVAQIHALLFLANRPLHAEEISDTLTVARSNVSTSIKELQSWGLVRVTHVMGDRRDHFVAHQDVWEIFRVIMEERKKRELDPTLSVLRECRLEADGDHLLEAASRAKMDEVLAFLELLMKAYDDFKGLPPATLQRFLKMGGKVARFLSPDEADDTL, translated from the coding sequence ATGCAACTCAGCCCGACCACGCAGAAATACATCCTCCACTGGGGCGAGATGGGCACGCGCTGGGGCGTGAACCGCACGGTGGCGCAGATCCACGCGCTGCTGTTCCTGGCCAACCGGCCGCTGCACGCCGAGGAGATCAGCGACACGCTGACGGTGGCGCGCTCCAACGTCAGCACCAGCATCAAGGAGCTGCAGAGCTGGGGGCTGGTGCGGGTGACCCACGTGATGGGCGATCGGCGCGACCACTTCGTCGCCCACCAGGACGTGTGGGAAATCTTCCGCGTGATCATGGAAGAGCGGAAGAAGCGCGAGCTCGACCCGACCCTGTCGGTGCTGCGCGAATGCCGGCTCGAAGCCGACGGCGACCACCTGCTCGAGGCCGCCAGCCGCGCCAAGATGGACGAGGTGCTGGCCTTTCTCGAGCTGCTGATGAAGGCCTACGATGACTTCAAGGGCCTGCCACCGGCCACCTTGCAGCGCTTCCTCAAGATGGGCGGCAAGGTGGCGCGCTTCCTCAGTCCCGACGAAGCCGACGACACCCTCTGA